The following coding sequences are from one Paenibacillus stellifer window:
- a CDS encoding aldo/keto reductase, with product MRTIKLGTSSLEVPVVAVGCMRINSLDKSGAEAFVKTAIEEGANFFDHADIYGAGECEEIFADAIGMNASVRESIILQSKCGIRKGMFDFSKEHILDSVDGILKRLKTDYLDVLLLHRPDALVEPEEVAEAFDQLEQSGKVRHFGVSNQKPMQIELLKKYVKQPLVANQLQLSITNAKMISHGFNVNMENEAAIDRDGSILDYCRLHDITVQPWSPFQYGFFEGVFLGNDKFPELNKVIDTVAAKYEVTPTTIAIAWLLRHPAKMQPVIGTMNLERLKDCCAAAEITLTREEWYEIFRAAGNVLP from the coding sequence ATGAGAACAATCAAGCTGGGAACGAGTAGTCTCGAAGTCCCTGTCGTTGCAGTCGGATGTATGCGCATTAACTCTCTGGACAAGTCCGGCGCTGAGGCCTTTGTGAAGACTGCTATTGAAGAAGGAGCCAATTTCTTTGATCATGCGGACATTTACGGCGCAGGGGAATGCGAGGAGATTTTCGCGGATGCGATCGGCATGAACGCCTCGGTTCGCGAGAGCATCATTCTTCAGTCCAAATGCGGGATTCGCAAGGGCATGTTCGACTTCTCCAAGGAGCATATTCTGGACTCGGTAGACGGCATCCTGAAGCGGCTGAAGACCGACTATCTGGATGTTCTGCTGCTGCACCGTCCGGATGCATTGGTGGAGCCGGAAGAGGTGGCTGAGGCGTTCGATCAGCTGGAGCAGTCGGGCAAGGTCCGTCACTTTGGCGTATCCAACCAGAAGCCGATGCAGATCGAGCTGCTGAAGAAATACGTGAAACAGCCGCTGGTAGCGAACCAGCTTCAGCTCAGCATCACCAACGCTAAGATGATTTCACACGGCTTTAATGTCAATATGGAAAATGAAGCCGCGATCGACCGCGACGGCAGCATTCTCGATTATTGCAGACTGCATGACATCACCGTTCAGCCCTGGTCGCCGTTCCAATACGGCTTCTTCGAGGGCGTGTTCCTCGGCAACGACAAGTTCCCCGAGCTGAACAAGGTTATTGACACGGTTGCCGCCAAATATGAGGTTACGCCGACAACGATTGCCATCGCCTGGCTGCTCCGGCATCCGGCAAAGATGCAGCCGGTAATCGGCACCATGAATCTGGAACGGCTGAAGGACTGCTGCGCAGCGGCTGAGATCACTTTGACCCGTGAGGAATGGTACGAAATTTTCCGTGCGGCGGGCAATGTGCTGCCATAA
- a CDS encoding VOC family protein, protein MKTRLNHVRINVSDINQALKWYEEILGFEYDSGWPPENPTYYDLNFRSLKSVDKP, encoded by the coding sequence ATGAAAACAAGACTTAATCATGTAAGAATAAATGTGTCCGATATTAATCAAGCTTTAAAATGGTATGAAGAAATTTTAGGTTTTGAATATGATAGTGGCTGGCCGCCTGAAAATCCTACTTATTATGATCTCAACTTTCGCAGCTTGAAATCGGTAGATAAGCCTTGA
- a CDS encoding IS4 family transposase → MIDQQQSLDQLPNEIKPAFQELNVLKHLRAAGFKKKFGFTCAYLFRLVFLLLFHQKNWFRLLESNKAEAFPAKDAIYRFLNHSSYAWRRFLFLLSGETIARMEALTSVNRVTAFIFDDSMFERNRSKAVEMLARFKDHATGAFYKGFRMLTMGWSDGHSFVPVDFALLSSSKSAINGMSDDIDKRSHGYKRRQEALCSAPQVIAAMLDRTIQAGLSASYVLMDSWFTHAPLIAEVLQRKLQVIGMVKNDNKRYLVDGKRLSLKELYAAAPRVEEKNRNILRLIQTELAPGIPVRLLFVRHRSKKNEWLALLSTDLSLTAQEIIRVYRMRWDIEVFFKCVKSLLRLQKEFQGRSYDLLVSHTTVVFSRYILLAWQHRQSTDSRSFGGLFYLLCDEVGTLDWVSALQQLLELIQEVASQAGKKLSSLIGRQLQHWIAALPSYIKAYLPISSCES, encoded by the coding sequence ATGATAGACCAACAACAGTCACTGGATCAACTGCCAAATGAAATCAAGCCAGCTTTTCAGGAATTGAACGTGCTGAAACACTTGCGTGCGGCGGGTTTCAAGAAGAAGTTCGGCTTTACCTGCGCTTACTTGTTCCGTCTTGTGTTCCTGCTGCTTTTTCACCAGAAAAACTGGTTTCGGCTGCTAGAAAGCAACAAAGCCGAAGCGTTCCCCGCCAAGGATGCGATATACCGATTCTTGAATCACAGCAGCTATGCGTGGCGGCGATTTTTATTCTTGCTGAGCGGCGAAACGATCGCGCGAATGGAAGCCTTGACTTCGGTGAACCGCGTGACCGCGTTCATCTTCGACGATTCCATGTTTGAGCGTAACCGGAGCAAAGCGGTCGAGATGCTGGCGCGGTTCAAGGATCATGCGACCGGCGCGTTCTACAAAGGGTTTCGTATGCTGACCATGGGTTGGTCCGATGGCCATTCCTTCGTCCCTGTGGACTTTGCACTGCTGAGTTCCTCGAAGTCCGCCATCAACGGCATGTCGGATGACATCGACAAGCGTAGTCACGGATACAAGCGCCGGCAAGAAGCGCTGTGCTCGGCCCCACAAGTGATCGCGGCCATGCTGGATCGTACGATACAAGCTGGCCTTTCGGCCTCGTACGTCCTGATGGACAGTTGGTTCACGCATGCGCCGCTGATTGCGGAAGTTCTCCAGCGCAAGCTGCAAGTCATCGGCATGGTGAAAAACGATAACAAGCGCTATCTCGTGGACGGAAAGCGACTCAGCCTCAAGGAACTGTACGCCGCTGCACCGCGTGTGGAGGAAAAGAACCGCAACATTCTTCGCTTAATCCAAACGGAGCTCGCACCGGGAATCCCGGTGAGGCTCTTGTTCGTTCGTCATCGTTCCAAGAAAAATGAATGGCTGGCTCTTCTTTCGACCGACCTGAGTTTGACCGCTCAGGAGATCATCCGGGTTTACCGGATGCGCTGGGACATAGAGGTCTTCTTTAAGTGCGTGAAATCGCTACTGCGCTTGCAAAAAGAGTTTCAGGGCCGCTCGTACGATTTGCTCGTCAGCCACACCACTGTAGTATTTTCGCGCTATATTCTGCTCGCTTGGCAGCATCGGCAGAGCACAGATTCTCGCTCGTTTGGCGGTTTATTTTATTTGCTATGTGACGAAGTCGGAACGCTCGATTGGGTGAGCGCTTTACAACAGTTGCTCGAGTTGATTCAAGAAGTGGCCTCGCAAGCGGGCAAAAAACTTTCGTCCCTGATTGGGCGTCAACTCCAGCATTGGATTGCCGCTTTGCCCAGTTACATCAAGGCTTATCTACCGATTTCAAGCTGCGAAAGTTGA
- a CDS encoding VOC family protein: MSYDFISEEGATFAIMEVKGEKSYGRLNFNVDEVEELWERLKDKVEVIEPLFDTPWGTKKFTIKDLDGNELGFGR, encoded by the coding sequence TTGAGTTATGATTTTATATCAGAGGAAGGTGCAACCTTTGCGATAATGGAAGTGAAGGGTGAAAAATCTTATGGCAGACTTAATTTTAATGTTGATGAGGTAGAGGAGCTTTGGGAAAGGCTAAAGGACAAAGTTGAGGTTATTGAACCTTTGTTTGATACACCCTGGGGCACTAAAAAATTTACAATTAAGGACTTGGACGGAAATGAATTAGGGTTTGGGCGGTGA
- a CDS encoding NAD(+) synthase, translating to MNKLQKYGFSRVAAASPELRVADCSFNAGKIKEAIDLARQSQVEYLVLPELSITGYTCADLFMQRRLLDSALDALRDIAAYTTGHDIIVIAGLPIDIRGRLFNCAAVLQNGSILGIVPKTCIPGYSEFYEPRWFAGSEELESKTIKIDGAEIPVGADLMFVCEASNNLVFGVEICEDLWVPIPPSSRLAQAGAVLLFNPSASNELVGKADYRRQLVSSQSASCVAAYVYAGSNTGESTTDVVFGGHSIIAENGVTIAESERFTHETRLTYADIDIPRIQYSRMVMGTFRAGKGAGDYREISYSNPAPSDVEVRELARRVVTNPFVPGNPLQRDERCQEIMSIQTSGLMKRIRHIGTKQAVIGISGGLDSTLALLVAVRSMQLLGRPASDVLAVTMPGFGTTNRTYDNAVGLIKALGATMMVVDIKAACLQHFEDVGHDKDVHDLTYENVQARERTQILMDLANKNGGIVIGTGDLSELALGWCTYNGDHMSMYGVNSGIPKTLIKYVVQWYADHEADETAQKYLHDIIATGISPELLPPSPTGEIAQLTENILGPYDVHDFYLYYMLRTGAPPAKILYLAEHAFKGIFTREQLVQWIRVFYGRFFSQQFKRSCLPDGPKVGTVSLSPRGDWRMPSDASAALWLKEIEDL from the coding sequence GTGAACAAATTGCAGAAATACGGATTCTCCAGAGTGGCCGCCGCCTCACCCGAGCTGCGGGTGGCCGACTGTTCGTTTAATGCGGGTAAGATCAAGGAAGCAATTGACCTGGCCCGTCAGAGCCAGGTGGAATATCTGGTGCTGCCCGAACTGAGCATAACAGGCTATACCTGCGCGGATTTGTTCATGCAGCGGCGTCTGCTGGATTCCGCGCTGGATGCGCTGCGGGACATCGCAGCCTATACAACCGGACATGACATAATCGTCATTGCGGGTCTGCCGATCGATATCCGGGGCCGTCTCTTCAACTGCGCCGCCGTGCTGCAGAATGGAAGCATTCTCGGAATTGTACCCAAGACCTGCATTCCGGGCTATAGCGAGTTCTATGAGCCCCGCTGGTTCGCGGGCTCCGAGGAGCTGGAGTCGAAGACGATCAAGATTGACGGAGCGGAGATTCCGGTCGGCGCCGACCTGATGTTCGTCTGCGAAGCAAGCAATAATCTGGTCTTCGGCGTGGAGATTTGCGAGGACCTATGGGTTCCCATACCTCCGAGCAGCCGGCTCGCCCAGGCGGGCGCGGTGCTGCTGTTCAACCCGTCGGCCAGCAACGAGCTGGTCGGCAAGGCCGACTACCGGCGCCAGCTCGTTTCGAGCCAATCCGCTTCCTGCGTAGCGGCCTATGTGTATGCCGGCTCCAATACGGGCGAATCCACGACGGATGTCGTCTTCGGCGGACATTCCATCATCGCCGAGAACGGCGTAACGATTGCGGAATCGGAACGGTTCACACATGAGACCCGGCTGACCTACGCCGATATCGACATTCCGAGAATCCAGTATTCCCGGATGGTGATGGGCACGTTCCGTGCCGGCAAGGGAGCGGGCGATTACCGCGAAATATCCTACTCCAATCCGGCCCCTTCGGACGTTGAAGTCCGGGAGCTGGCACGCAGGGTGGTCACCAATCCTTTCGTGCCCGGCAACCCGTTGCAGCGGGACGAGCGCTGCCAGGAGATTATGTCCATCCAGACCTCCGGCTTGATGAAACGCATCCGCCATATCGGCACGAAGCAGGCGGTCATCGGCATCTCCGGCGGTCTTGACTCCACGCTGGCGCTGCTCGTGGCCGTGCGGTCCATGCAGCTGCTCGGCCGTCCGGCGAGCGACGTACTGGCCGTGACGATGCCCGGCTTCGGCACGACGAACCGGACCTACGACAACGCCGTCGGCTTGATCAAGGCGCTCGGCGCAACCATGATGGTCGTGGACATCAAGGCGGCGTGTCTGCAGCATTTTGAGGACGTCGGCCATGACAAGGACGTTCACGACCTGACCTATGAGAATGTCCAGGCCAGAGAGCGCACGCAGATTCTGATGGATCTAGCCAACAAGAACGGCGGCATCGTCATCGGCACGGGCGACCTGTCCGAGCTGGCGCTTGGCTGGTGCACCTATAACGGCGACCATATGTCGATGTACGGCGTCAACTCAGGGATTCCGAAGACGCTCATTAAGTACGTCGTCCAGTGGTACGCCGATCACGAAGCGGATGAGACCGCGCAGAAGTATCTGCATGACATCATCGCGACCGGAATCAGCCCCGAGCTTCTGCCGCCTTCGCCTACCGGCGAGATCGCGCAGCTGACGGAGAATATTCTCGGCCCGTACGATGTGCATGATTTCTACCTGTACTACATGCTTCGCACTGGAGCGCCGCCGGCCAAAATTCTGTATCTGGCCGAGCACGCCTTCAAGGGCATTTTCACCAGAGAACAGCTGGTGCAGTGGATTCGCGTCTTCTACGGCCGCTTCTTCTCCCAGCAGTTCAAGCGCTCCTGCCTCCCTGACGGCCCGAAGGTCGGTACGGTCAGCCTGTCGCCGCGCGGAGACTGGCGCATGCCAAGCGATGCTTCCGCCGCTCTGTGGCTGAAGGAGATTGAGGATCTGTAA
- a CDS encoding DoxX family protein: protein MVPFIVLIASFVLLRLLGLLGLDYLDEWQHPLQIACALMLITGASAHFGRRRADLVAMVPPSLYKPGFMVTLTGCLEIAGASGLLIPPIAQSASWCLAILLIAMFPANVHASRMGLSIGGRPVPALEIRLLIQLLFIAAILMAGWPEQ from the coding sequence ATGGTTCCGTTCATCGTACTGATTGCGTCTTTCGTGCTGCTCCGTCTCTTGGGCCTGCTCGGCCTGGACTACTTGGACGAATGGCAGCATCCGCTGCAGATCGCCTGTGCGCTCATGCTGATCACGGGCGCCTCTGCCCACTTCGGACGGCGGCGCGCCGATCTCGTCGCGATGGTGCCGCCCTCATTATACAAACCCGGCTTCATGGTTACGCTCACCGGCTGTCTCGAAATTGCGGGCGCCTCCGGCTTGCTCATTCCACCGATTGCCCAGTCCGCCTCCTGGTGTCTGGCGATTCTGCTGATCGCCATGTTCCCGGCGAACGTTCATGCGTCGCGGATGGGGCTGAGCATCGGCGGCCGGCCGGTCCCGGCTCTTGAGATCCGCCTGCTCATCCAGCTTCTGTTCATTGCCGCTATCCTTATGGCGGGCTGGCCGGAGCAATGA
- a CDS encoding LysR family transcriptional regulator: MDLRQLKYFLTIAEEGQITSAARKLQMAQPPLSQQLKQLEEELGVQLVQRGPRSIRLTDAGVMLRDRARQILELADRTARELGEHVKGMTGTLSIGTVSSSGSALFQDRLSEFHRAYEGVKFDIHEGNTFKILDLLNRGIVEIGIIRTPFHASSLECRYAESEPMIAVMTRELAFAESRSSIEFGELKDRPLIIYRRFEQLITDACLENGFEPDIFCMNDDARTTLTWAGSGLGIGIVPRSAFGLVSRDNLLYKVINSDSLRTRIAAVRMKGRFSSALADHFFERFGE, from the coding sequence ATGGATTTGAGACAGCTTAAATATTTCCTGACGATCGCGGAGGAAGGACAAATCACCTCCGCAGCGCGCAAGCTGCAAATGGCTCAGCCTCCCCTGAGCCAGCAGTTGAAGCAGCTGGAGGAAGAGCTGGGAGTGCAGCTTGTCCAGCGGGGTCCCCGCAGCATCCGGCTGACCGACGCCGGAGTTATGTTGAGAGACCGGGCGAGGCAGATTCTTGAGCTGGCCGACCGGACTGCCAGGGAGCTCGGCGAGCATGTCAAAGGGATGACGGGGACGCTCTCGATCGGAACGGTGTCATCGTCCGGCTCGGCGCTTTTTCAGGACCGGCTCAGCGAGTTCCATCGTGCGTACGAAGGCGTGAAATTCGACATTCATGAGGGGAACACCTTCAAAATCCTCGACCTCCTGAACCGGGGCATCGTGGAAATCGGGATAATCCGCACCCCCTTCCACGCTTCCAGCCTGGAATGCCGGTATGCCGAATCCGAGCCGATGATCGCCGTCATGACCCGCGAGCTCGCGTTCGCAGAGAGCCGTTCTTCCATCGAGTTCGGCGAACTGAAGGACCGGCCGCTTATCATTTACCGCCGCTTCGAGCAGCTGATTACGGACGCCTGCCTGGAGAACGGCTTCGAGCCGGACATCTTCTGTATGAACGACGATGCCCGGACGACACTGACCTGGGCCGGATCGGGCCTCGGCATCGGAATTGTCCCGAGATCCGCTTTCGGACTTGTAAGCCGGGACAATCTGCTCTATAAAGTAATTAACAGCGATTCGCTGCGGACCCGGATTGCCGCCGTACGGATGAAAGGAAGATTCAGTTCGGCGCTGGCCGACCATTTCTTCGAGAGGTTTGGAGAGTAG
- a CDS encoding ABC transporter ATP-binding protein, protein MNKISIFLKPYRKQLIIGPIFKLFEAILELLLPTIVALIVNKGIGGHDSSYVYRMGGLMLLMSILGFACSMVCQYSASRASQGFGTRLRNAIFKHISSLSYAELDRFGTPSLINRITSDVNQLQLAVAMLIRLVIRAPFIVIGAIIMAMFLDLRLSLILLAAAPVFGVLIYWIISRSSPLYRLYQQKLDRIAQVLSENFSGIRVIRAFAKRAKERARFAESSDEVMSTALRVGRISALLSPLTSLVVNAAILAILWVGGLHIDAGRLSQGEIIAFINYVTQILLALIVVSNLVIIFTKANSSLARVNEVLSTVSSIADPQENWQAKPAGFPVVSGSSVPAIEFDCVSFGYSRGSELALSDITLTIRQGETIGLIGGTGSGKSTFIQLIPRFYEAYSGEIRVNGVNVKDYPLRQLRELVGIVPQKAVLFTGSIADNIRWGKTDATDEEIRKAASIAQAEEFVSRLPEGLDTPVARGGLNLSGGQKQRLTIARAVAGNPEILILDDSSSALDFATDAALRRALKESRAGKTTLVVSQRVSTVMQADRIIVFDDGAIAGMGRHEELLGSCEIYREICNSQLTGEEAAR, encoded by the coding sequence ATGAATAAAATATCGATCTTTCTTAAACCTTATCGCAAGCAACTGATTATCGGGCCGATCTTCAAGCTGTTCGAAGCGATTCTGGAGCTTCTGCTGCCGACAATCGTCGCGCTGATCGTCAACAAGGGAATCGGGGGCCATGATTCGTCCTATGTGTACCGGATGGGCGGCCTCATGCTGCTGATGTCCATACTCGGCTTCGCATGCTCGATGGTGTGCCAATACTCGGCCTCCCGGGCGTCCCAGGGCTTCGGGACCCGGCTGCGGAACGCCATATTCAAGCATATTTCCTCGTTGTCCTACGCCGAGCTGGACCGATTCGGGACGCCGTCCCTGATCAACCGGATTACGAGCGACGTCAACCAGCTGCAGCTTGCGGTCGCGATGCTGATCCGGCTCGTCATCCGCGCGCCGTTCATCGTCATCGGCGCCATCATCATGGCGATGTTCCTCGACCTGCGGCTGTCGCTGATCCTGCTGGCGGCGGCGCCGGTATTCGGTGTGCTTATTTACTGGATCATCTCGCGTTCTTCTCCGCTGTACCGGCTTTACCAGCAGAAGCTGGACCGGATCGCGCAGGTGCTCAGCGAGAACTTCTCCGGCATCCGGGTCATCCGGGCATTTGCCAAGCGGGCCAAGGAGCGTGCACGGTTCGCCGAATCCTCGGATGAGGTGATGTCCACGGCGCTGCGGGTCGGACGCATTTCGGCGCTGCTCAGTCCGTTGACCTCGCTTGTGGTCAATGCCGCCATTCTCGCCATTCTGTGGGTGGGCGGCCTGCATATTGACGCCGGCCGGCTGTCTCAGGGTGAAATCATCGCATTTATTAATTATGTTACCCAGATTCTGCTGGCGTTGATTGTCGTATCGAATCTGGTCATTATTTTCACGAAGGCGAATTCCTCGCTTGCCCGGGTGAACGAGGTTCTCTCCACGGTCAGCTCCATCGCAGACCCGCAGGAGAACTGGCAGGCGAAGCCTGCCGGCTTCCCGGTCGTCTCCGGCTCTTCCGTTCCGGCCATCGAATTTGACTGCGTATCGTTCGGGTACAGCAGAGGCAGCGAGCTTGCACTGAGTGACATTACGCTCACGATTCGGCAGGGAGAGACGATTGGGCTGATCGGAGGCACCGGCTCCGGCAAATCGACATTCATTCAGCTGATTCCGCGCTTCTACGAGGCTTACTCGGGTGAAATTCGGGTGAACGGAGTCAATGTGAAGGATTACCCGCTCCGGCAGCTCCGGGAGCTGGTCGGTATCGTGCCGCAGAAAGCCGTGCTCTTCACAGGCAGCATCGCGGATAATATCCGCTGGGGCAAGACTGATGCCACAGATGAGGAGATTCGGAAAGCTGCTTCCATCGCCCAGGCGGAGGAGTTCGTCTCCAGACTTCCGGAAGGGCTGGATACTCCGGTCGCAAGAGGCGGGCTGAACCTGTCCGGCGGACAGAAGCAGCGGCTGACGATCGCCAGGGCGGTTGCCGGAAATCCGGAAATTCTGATTCTTGATGATTCCTCTAGTGCTCTGGATTTCGCCACGGACGCGGCGCTCCGGCGGGCATTGAAGGAGAGCCGCGCGGGGAAGACGACGCTTGTCGTCTCCCAGCGGGTCAGCACCGTCATGCAGGCTGACCGGATTATCGTCTTCGACGACGGGGCTATCGCCGGCATGGGCCGGCATGAAGAACTGCTCGGCAGCTGCGAGATTTACCGGGAAATCTGCAATTCCCAGCTGACCGGAGAGGAGGCGGCAAGATGA
- a CDS encoding ABC transporter ATP-binding protein has translation MNGTQTWKRIISYTARFRAQAILAALCAVLSVVASLVGPLLISRAVDHMVGPGKVDFHSLLAIIGALAAIYAAGSLLGWLLTYLTNRIAYETVNGLRTELFDKLGVLPLKFHDNHPQGDLISRFVNDMDAVSDGLLQGFQTLITGIVTIAGAVILMLYISPLMTLVVLVSAPASYYMAKFITTRSQQLFRDQAKVLGGLNGYVEEIVGGQKIVQAFHYEDQTYERFERLNDELYEAGVKSQFYGSLSGPTTRLVNNITFSVIAIIGSLVIIAGRLSVGDLTGFLIYSNLFAKPFNEITGVLTQLQSATASAQRIFAILDLEPESPDAVDALDREPQQGTIAFERVGFAYDPQRPLIKDFSLTVKQGTRVAIVGQTGAGKTTLVNLLMRFYDVDRGSIVIDGTDIREMTRDSLRRGFGMVLQDTWLFGGSVRDNIAYGKSDATDEEVIAAAKASNAHGFIKRLPDGYNTVIGGSGESLSQGQKQLLTIARVMLADPPMLILDEATSSIDTRTEIVIQKAFLRMMDGRTSFVIAHRLSTIRESDLILFMKDGDIAESGTHDELLRQGGYYAQLYNSQFATA, from the coding sequence ATGAACGGAACACAGACTTGGAAGAGAATCATCTCATATACAGCCCGGTTTCGGGCGCAGGCCATACTGGCTGCGCTGTGCGCCGTACTCAGCGTCGTCGCCAGCCTTGTAGGTCCGCTTCTCATTTCGCGGGCCGTCGATCACATGGTCGGTCCCGGGAAGGTGGACTTTCATTCGCTCCTGGCGATAATCGGCGCGCTGGCGGCAATCTATGCGGCTGGATCGCTGCTCGGCTGGCTGCTGACCTATCTCACGAACCGGATTGCCTACGAGACGGTGAACGGCCTGCGCACCGAGCTGTTCGACAAGCTGGGCGTCCTGCCGCTTAAGTTTCACGACAATCATCCGCAGGGCGACCTGATCAGCCGGTTCGTGAACGACATGGACGCCGTCTCGGACGGACTGCTTCAGGGCTTCCAGACCTTGATCACCGGCATTGTGACCATCGCTGGCGCGGTGATTCTGATGCTGTACATCAGTCCGCTGATGACGCTGGTCGTGCTGGTGTCCGCTCCGGCTTCCTACTATATGGCGAAGTTCATCACGACCCGGTCCCAGCAGCTGTTCCGGGATCAGGCCAAAGTGCTTGGCGGTCTCAACGGTTATGTCGAGGAGATCGTCGGCGGGCAAAAAATCGTGCAGGCTTTTCATTATGAAGACCAGACCTATGAACGCTTCGAGCGGCTGAATGACGAGCTGTACGAGGCCGGGGTCAAATCCCAGTTCTACGGCTCCCTGTCGGGACCGACTACCCGGCTCGTGAATAATATTACCTTCTCCGTGATCGCGATAATCGGCAGCCTTGTTATCATCGCAGGCCGGCTCAGCGTGGGCGATCTGACGGGCTTCCTGATATACTCCAATCTGTTCGCCAAGCCCTTCAATGAAATTACGGGCGTGTTGACGCAGCTTCAGTCGGCGACTGCTTCCGCACAGCGGATATTCGCCATTCTGGATCTGGAACCGGAGTCTCCGGATGCGGTTGACGCGCTTGACCGGGAGCCGCAGCAGGGAACGATCGCCTTCGAACGGGTCGGCTTCGCTTACGATCCGCAGCGTCCGCTGATCAAGGACTTCAGCCTGACGGTGAAGCAGGGAACCCGGGTTGCGATCGTCGGACAGACAGGCGCCGGCAAGACGACGCTCGTCAATCTGCTGATGCGGTTCTATGATGTAGACAGAGGAAGCATTGTAATCGACGGTACGGATATCCGGGAAATGACACGGGATAGTCTGAGACGCGGTTTCGGCATGGTGCTTCAGGATACGTGGCTGTTCGGAGGCAGCGTGAGGGACAATATTGCTTACGGCAAATCGGATGCGACGGACGAAGAGGTCATAGCCGCAGCGAAAGCCTCGAACGCTCATGGCTTCATCAAGCGTCTGCCGGACGGCTATAATACCGTGATTGGCGGTTCCGGCGAGAGCCTGTCGCAAGGCCAGAAGCAGCTTCTGACCATCGCACGCGTCATGCTGGCCGATCCTCCGATGCTGATTCTGGATGAGGCAACCAGCAGCATCGACACCCGGACCGAGATCGTCATCCAGAAGGCGTTCCTCCGCATGATGGACGGCCGCACCAGCTTCGTGATCGCCCATCGGCTGTCCACCATACGGGAATCCGATCTGATTCTGTTCATGAAGGACGGAGACATTGCGGAGAGCGGCACCCACGACGAACTGCTTCGTCAAGGCGGGTATTACGCACAGCTCTACAACAGCCAATTCGCAACCGCCTAG
- a CDS encoding nitroreductase family protein, whose translation MNTQAANPFLDIVQARRSAMNFVEGIAIPQQELEEIFSLTRLAPSAYNLQHARYVVVSDPAAKERVRDSAYGQYKIHTASAVIAVIGDMHAYKQAPEIYDGLKLLGAMSPEEYDGTMKAINDAYEGNEAFQRDEAIRNASLSAMQFMLIAKAKGWDTCPMIGFDPEALKETLGLPDNQVPVMLITIGKDNQRKIRPRGYRKPVNEFVDFI comes from the coding sequence ATGAATACGCAAGCCGCCAACCCTTTCCTGGATATCGTCCAAGCCCGCCGCTCCGCCATGAATTTCGTGGAAGGCATCGCCATTCCGCAGCAGGAGCTGGAAGAAATATTCTCGCTGACAAGACTGGCGCCATCCGCCTATAACCTGCAGCATGCCCGTTATGTCGTCGTATCCGATCCGGCTGCGAAGGAACGCGTCCGGGACAGTGCTTACGGCCAATACAAAATCCATACCGCTTCCGCTGTCATCGCCGTGATCGGGGACATGCATGCTTACAAGCAGGCTCCGGAAATCTATGACGGGTTGAAGCTGCTGGGTGCGATGTCGCCTGAAGAATACGACGGAACGATGAAGGCGATCAACGACGCCTATGAAGGCAACGAGGCCTTCCAGCGGGATGAAGCGATCCGGAACGCCTCTCTGTCCGCCATGCAGTTCATGCTGATTGCCAAAGCCAAGGGCTGGGATACATGCCCGATGATCGGCTTCGACCCTGAAGCGCTTAAAGAGACGCTTGGCCTGCCGGACAACCAGGTTCCGGTTATGCTGATCACGATCGGCAAGGATAACCAGCGCAAAATCAGACCCCGCGGCTACCGCAAGCCCGTTAATGAGTTCGTGGATTTTATCTGA